The genomic segment GCGCGCGCCGATGAACGGGCCGTTGGTGATCGGATCGGGCAGCACACCACGACCGTAACGGTCGGTCGGGCCGTAGGGCGGCAACAGTGCGTTCGAGGCAGCGATGAAAGCCGGGTTGGTCGCCGGGTTCGCCACCGAGCCGTTGCCGGGCTCAACCACATTGCCGGCATCGAGCCAGGAGCGCGGACGGATGCGGATCGGAAGCGGCTGGCTCACACGCACATAGCCGGGGTTACCGTAGGGGCCCTGGGCCTCAGCACTGGTTCCGAAGCCGATCGCGGTGAGGGTCATGGCGCCCAACAGGGCGAGCTTGGAAAAGCGCATGGCGTACCTTGTCGTGTGAGAGCCTACGGTACGGGCCGTTCGTTAAGAATCCCGCTTG from the Methylorubrum extorquens genome contains:
- a CDS encoding protein of unknown function; putative exported protein (Evidence 5 : Unknown function), which codes for MRFSKLALLGAMTLTAIGFGTSAEAQGPYGNPGYVRVSQPLPIRIRPRSWLDAGNVVEPGNGSVANPATNPAFIAASNALLPPYGPTDRYGRGVLPDPITNGPFIGARSTAIRNVDFSAVDAIDPTSYVARYGNPYR